Proteins from a single region of bacterium:
- a CDS encoding demethoxyubiquinone hydroxylase family protein, whose protein sequence is MATQADISRYRDNLKDERNAVTLYEQLAKVEINPDLASLYRKLADAERKHADVWERRLVEVGVTVPDWTIDWRTRVLGWLARKFGVKFVLPTIAGIEQGAGARYDNQPEVNRTGMPNDERSHARIFKMLSGETNGLAGSAVARLEGRHR, encoded by the coding sequence ATGGCAACACAAGCGGATATTTCACGGTATCGGGATAATCTTAAGGATGAGCGCAATGCCGTTACGCTTTATGAGCAGTTGGCAAAAGTCGAAATCAATCCGGATCTGGCGAGTCTGTATCGCAAACTTGCGGATGCTGAGCGAAAGCATGCGGACGTCTGGGAACGGCGGCTTGTTGAGGTGGGTGTGACCGTGCCCGACTGGACGATAGATTGGCGGACGCGCGTACTGGGGTGGCTGGCCAGGAAGTTCGGTGTAAAATTTGTGCTTCCCACGATTGCTGGAATTGAACAGGGTGCGGGGGCCAGATATGACAATCAGCCGGAAGTGAATCGCACGGGGATGCCGAACGATGAACGGTCGCATGCCCGTATTTTCAAGATGCTATCCGGTGAGACGAATGGGTTGGCGGGGAGTGCGGTGGCGCGCTTGGAGGGGCGGCACCGC